Below is a genomic region from Helianthus annuus cultivar XRQ/B chromosome 2, HanXRQr2.0-SUNRISE, whole genome shotgun sequence.
ACTTAAACTTGTTACTCAGCCCATTTCACCACTGGTAAAAATAAATGGAACCTACATTCTCACCTTAATCTTGTTCACAGTGAAGATTATCAGTAATATCCTCTTCAACCACTACAAGAAAACGGGGTAatagcggcgacatgtcgccgctaaagggTCGCCGGTAAAGCTTGGACGGTAAAGGTCCTGATGTCGCCGCTATTGATGTAAACCAATAGCGGTGACAATTGTCGCTGGAATAAAGTCGTCGCTAATGGTGTTCATCAATAGCGGCGACACATGTCGCCgctaaaactttttttttttttaattttttgctGCATTTTCTATATTTCTATTATATAGAAAAGACGGACTAAAGTTATATTGGAAACTAGACAAGTTGGCTAACAAGTGGGCTGAAAAGATAAGACAAGCAAGTTGCCAAATAGTTCCTAGTTGTATTTGTTTAATCCATTTCCTATATATAGCATGTACATGTAAGTTTACAAATAAGTTAATGTGAATACAATGTAGTCTTTTAATTCCCACTGGTCTCGTATTCCTCCTTTGAGTTTATATTTGGAGTTCATTATAGTTCGAGTGTTATCTTTCATATCACCAATTCTTGAGGCTGTTTGTGAAGTTGCCAAGCGGATTCAAGCCGATGATGTTGTTGACGAACCGAAAGAAATAGAGAGTCCGGTGTCCGATGCAAAGGCAGTCAACATTGATGTGTCATGGATACAACCTCACGTGGAAGCCTTTCGCAAAAGAAAGGAGGTTAGTGAAGAGTACAATTTGCTTTTGGAGAAGAAAGCAAAAAACCTTTTGGATAAAAAAGCTTCCCAAATCAATCTGAGAAAGAGACGTGTAGAGCTTACGGATGCACAAGAACGGTCTATATATGCGTGGATGTACTGCGGCTTGTTGGAGAGAATCTAATCGACACCTTCTTCAAATCCGAAGCAAAAACAAACTCATGGATTCAGGATGCGGTTGTGTAGGCTAAGTAGATTATGTTATGCTATGATGTGGTATGTAATTATTAGAAGATTGTCTAGGCTAACTGTGTGTTTCAACTTTAAACCAAAAAAAGGGGTTATTAACCAAGAGGTTGCAACTTTAAACCAAAATATTTTTTTCTCTTGAAACTAACTTTGAGATCTCCTAAGAACACACACGTGTGACGCCAGTTTTTAAAGTTTGTCCAAAATTTATAAGTCCTTCAGATTCATTCTtagggggtgggggtggtcatcactcacaacacccaatcaagttccgccatgtcatcaaccatttttccatcactcgcaaccttttttagtggcaatggtcatcactcacaacacccaacaataaaccctcacaccccctcacatccatTTATCACTCAATACCCATAACGCTTGAAGTTTTTCACGCCAGTAGATCATCACTCGTTGAAAAAGTTGGTGGCGGTGGGTTGTTGAAAACTATCACGCGTGGAAGAGGCTCTATCACAGACAAAAGTCTCCCACCCTGCCTCCCCTTATCTTTATAGACTTGATGGAGTTGGACGTGGAGGACGAGAAGGACCAGGATTGGTCGCTCCTTCTATATTGAACCCGCAACTCTTCCTTACACCAGTATTAGACTGACGAGTATGGCAAATTTGGTTCATGGTCATCCAACCTAAATAATAAATGAATTGAAAATGTAGAAAATTAGGTGATATTATCAACACGTTAGTGAACGCCGTTGAATACAATTGTAAATATTGTCTAAGGAAATAAATATTGGGCCCCAACAATTACATACCCAATAAACAGCTTTTAGAACAAGAGTGGGGCCCATGTCCACCCATTTAAACCAATAGCCCAGAATATTAAATAAAACCCAATGGGCATCCAAACCGTAAGATATGAATGGGCTTCAACATAATAAATAAGCGCCCATGCACGCTTTCTTCTCAGCCGCAAACCGTCGTTGAGAGAGAGAGACCGAAAGGTAGGGTTTTTGACAACTTATTTGCTTACATATTCTTTGATTCATTCTTGTTAATATTTGTTTCCATAATTCAGTGTTTATGTATACCTATAATCATTCAGTGCCTGCCTGCTTATTTCTCAAAAGATATCAGGGTTTGatctgattattattattattattgttgttgttgttgttgttgtttaggTTACATACGCAGCTTTGATTCTTGTTAGTTTTTGTTTTACATAGGTGTTTATGTATACATAATCAATATAATTAGGTTACATACGCAGCTTTGATTCTTGTTGATTAATTTTGTTATATATAACTTTCCTCCAGATTTTTTAAACCTATTTTTGGgcccaatttaaaaaaaaaacacaggcGGGGACGAACGAAAGAACGTTGCAATGTCTGATTTGAAAGGTCAAGACGTTGCAATGTCTGAATCGAAAGCTCAAGAGGACATGGACAAGGAGGCTTTTGAGCAATGGAAATTAAGGTGGCAAAAGAACTACACTACCCCTGGAGAGGAGATgtttagattcaaaagatttCGAGAAAGTCTCCGTCTAAAAGAAAAAGAGGAGGAGGCCTCCACCAATTCGGAACCACCTTGGATGGCTTTGGACAGTGATGCGGCGGTCCTGCGTGAAATCGAGGAGTACCTGCTACAAGTTTGTAACCATTCCGGTGATGTATCTTCTTCTGATAGTGATACTGATAGCGAGGGGCGTGAGCTTAGAGCCAGTGGCTACCATAAGGTTTTCCTCCGAGAACAAAATGAGGATGGTACATTCCGCATGGATACTTTTTACTCGAACAATCCAACGCATCCAATTTCTGATGTGGGCGCTAGGTATTATAAAGGCCAAAGTAAGTCCCACTCTCTCTCTCTGATTAGTTAATTGAAGCCTCCTAATTAATTAATGAATTATTGATACAACAACAAGATAAATTCAGTACTAATGGCTGCTGCTAAATGTTAGGTGGTCGTAAAAAAGATGATACCAAAGAGGTCAAACGCCAAAAATCAGGCTGTGGAGGATGCTGCAGTGGCAGTGGAACCGGAACCTGAAACTGTGAGGGAAGGGTTGTAGAAATGGGCAAGTTATTAAGTAGTGGGTAGTATTTATGTGAAGTCTTTCAATTGtaatgctatatatatatatatatatatatatatatatagagagagagagagagagagagagcggttAACCTACATTATTAGTAATCGTACATTACATACGTGATAATCCTGACCGTAGGATCAAGGGATTAAAAGCGTGATTAAATAATTGTTTAAATGTCTGTCTAAAACGTAATTATGTGAACCAAAGGTTAAAATGGTCAATTTCCTATACCTAAATACCCGGCTAAATCTCAGTATCTAATCAAAAAACCATATTTGATAATCAAAAATTTCGGTGAGTTTCAAACGATTCCGACCGACGGAGAAAGACGATTAACAACGGTGAACAACCAACGACCATCGATTTCACTTGAGAATGACGAATACGGCATTAAGAGGTATCGATTAAATCATCTTCTGAACCCCGTTTATTTTGTTAGCCAGTCCCAACTTTGTAGTTGAACTAATCGGCGGTTACATTATATGTTGAAGAAGCTAAAAGAGAAAGACGGAGCAAGAAAAGAAATGATCCGGTGAAGCCGGTGCACATTAGCGGCATAACTACAGGTTTGATGTTGATTGAAGTTTTTTAAGCCAAAATTAGGGTTGGTTAACTAGCGTTATTTGATAAGAACAAGCGTAATTTTTTGTTGATTCATTGATATGTAGTAGCGGGATTAGCAGGCTTAACATTAGATGACGATGATTCTTTTGAATGAACTAGCGGAATTAGGTTACATTGTGAAATTGGGAATTTTACCACTTGATATTGGGGCGTCTGATCTAATTGTGAAATTGAATCGTTTGAGCTAACAAACGACATTAACTACAGGTTTGATGTTGATTGAAGTTTTTTAAGCCAAAATTAGGGTTGGTTAACTAGCGTTATTTGATAAGAACAAGCGTAATTTTTTGTTGATTCATTGATATGTAGTAGCGGGATTAGCAGGCTTAACATTAGATGATGATGATTCTTTTGAATGAACTAGCGGAATTAGGTTACATTGTGAAATTGGGAATTTTACCACTTGATATTGGGGCGTCTGATCTAATTGTGAAATTGAATCGTTTGAGCTAACAAACGACATTAGCATGATTGATATGTAATATTGAATTAGGTTACATTGTGAATTGGGaaatttacaagttttaaatatgAAACTTATAATATTGGGGCTTCTGCGGTAATTGTGAAATTGGTGATTTAGAGGTAACAAGCGGCATTAGCATGATTGCTATTACATATGTTGAATATTTGATATGACCTAGCGGTTCTAGCTTAAAAATTGTGAAATTGGAGATTTTGAGATAACAAGCGGCATTAGCATGATTGTTTGCTTGATTTAAATTTTGTATTGAAATATGATGTAGGGgttgctgatgatgatgatgattttgagcCCCCGATTCAGTCGATAATGACAAAGCAACCTCAGAAATTAAAGGTTAATAAAAAGCATACAAAATTAAGTctacaagatgatgatgatgactttgaagtACCTATTAGAGACTTGATAGTCAAAAGGGGTGAAAACACAAGAAAAAGGCCAAATACTACAACTAACCAAGATGGTGATGACTTTGAGCCAGTAAAAAAGAAACAATCGAAAAACGAAAAGCAGATGGATCCTATCGAGGGGAAACGGAAGATTACCGATGCAGAACCTATTAGGACAGAACCAAGACCGTACTATGATTATCATCATGATGTAATAAGCCTACGGTGCAGTCCTTCAGGTTTTATGGATACAGTTAAGCACTTTACTGAAGCGCAGGTGGCGGATGTGAAGAGCATTGGATTTGGTGAGGTCCTTAATATAAAACTTTATCATATAAGCACACGTTTAGGGTATTGGCTCGTACGAAACTATGACGAGCAATACAGCACACTAAACATAGGAAATCACAAGATAGAAATCACCCGAGATTCAGTACATGACGTGTTTGGTATCCCAAAGGGTAATGTTATTGTACGAGAAAAAAATAAGCCTAGGAAAGGAGCAATAGTGGAGAAAAATACGGCTACTCAAGGCGCAGAAACAACCATAGATGAGTTCAAAAACCAGTGGCCAGACACAAACAAAATTACTCATACTTTACTTGCAAGAACTATGTCAAAGCAAACCACTGGCGGACGATTATTCAAGCTAAATTTCCTAGCCTACTGGAACACTTTGTTTGTAGAGATAACAAAGTCAACAACTGTTAAACAAAGTTTTCTACTTGCAATTGACAAAGAGGAAGACATTCCAAATCTGGATTGGTGCTCCTTCGTTTTAGAATCGCTGAAACGAACAAGACAAGGTTGGAAAAAGTTAGACTCACAATACAATGGCCCGGTTGCATTCCTAACGGTATGTTATGTACACATCTTTAAAGGTTATGCTAAATacgatattaatattaataatttggtttttttcaaaaaacaatATGCAGCTTCTATACAGCCATTATTTCAACAAAAGACacaaaattttcgatgaagctgtCAAAATGCCTGTCATACAGTATGTAACCTCTGGTATGATCGACGACGTGGAAGAATATTTATACAACAACGGGCCGCTAAatgttgaagattgtgatgaagtGGAGAAAGACGAAGGAGCAAATGATAATCGCCAGGATCAACAACATGTTACTGCCTCACGCATCAATGGCGATGATCATCAAAATCAAGAGTCTACGACCGCACCATTCGAAATCGTAAAACAGAACACTTCGACGCTGTACACTGACCTTTTCGCTGACAACATCCCGATACACGAGGCAGCTGCGGTACAAGAAAACCTCACCGAATTCAATACATTAGATCAGCGTATGGAAGATACGGATGAGTACATAATACCACCAGTGGATACGACACATGTCTACAACAGAAGAAACCTGGCTGGAAACCTGGATGGGGAAGATCCGATTGACGAAGGTAACATACCATCAAATACGGATTGGTTTAATGGGTGGAATCCGAATTAACATATTTCAGCTTTGAATTTAGATGAAATGGACATAGGGACACAAACGCAAAAAGAGATTGACTACTGCAGCACTCCGGTTCAACTAACCGGGGTGATCTATGATCATGCTGCGTGGGAAGCCTCGAAAAAAAGTAAAAAGGTAAACTggattttttgtttttgttactGTCAATAACACATGCTATAATACTTGTTTATGATGTTAGAAAATAATTACTGTACATGTAATAACGCATATTGGACAACAAATTAATAACGCATGGTTGGGGACTTCAGAATTTGACAGTTGGGGTTTCAAAAAATGAACGTATGCTGCTGCTGGTTTGGGCTGACATAAGTCTGGACTAAGGGAAAAATATATATGACTGTCAAATAGGAGGCCGATTAGCATAAATCTTGATGCCATAAAAAGTGCAATGGGCTTCTAATTTTATTTACTACCCACAAGTTTAAGCTGTTGGTCCAATTTTTTAGTAGTAACACATATCCTGATAATCACGcatgatattaaaaaaaaatgaaacttgGCTTCTTAGACTGGTAATCACGCTTGAACTTTTTGAATGTCCAATTCCGCAGGTGTTGTTGAAAACAATGGACAATAATATAAAGAAATACATTTCTCTGGTTTCGGATATGAATAATCTCGTTAAGGGGGTAAAGGAGAAGTTTTTCTGGGATGTTGAAATTATGGAAAGGTGTAAAAAATGGAATGATGCGGTTAAAAATACAGTTTCTAAAAATACAGTTTCGATACCTGATGAAGTAAGCTCTGCTGGTGATGAGGTGGTTCAAAACAAAGTTGGACAGGGTGGCGAAACAAATCAAGAGTTAGAGGGCGATGGAGATGCAAGGTTGGAACATGAAAACACAGGGAAAGATAAAGGTATATAATAATTTCTCTTATTTGTTAATATTTACAGGAAATTATGATTAATAAAAACCAAAACGTTTGGGATTTTATAGGATGTGATGATGTTCATAATACCCCATTTGATGATGGTGGTATTTCGGACTCATGCCTGGCTGCCTTACAAACCATCGAACCAGGCGTATATAGGCAGACTACAGAAGGTAACAAAAATACGTTCATTACTAAAAAAAGGTACATTTTTGTAGCTTGTGATTacaaaaaaattaaccaaatcaAACATAAAAACAGTGGCACAAGCAGATGTGGTAAACAACATGGACCAACCTGTAAATTTGGCAGAGTGCAGTCAGCAACAAGCACATAAACAGAATACAATAACCGACGCCTATGATAAAGAAAAGCCTCCGACAACATCAGCTGATGAACCTGATGAAGTGACCGAAGCAGAAATGCAGTCGGTTGAGACACTTTTAAAATTGGCTCCAATCCTACAAACATCAAGTGCAAGTAATCAAAAGACTCCTGTGTCAGCGAACACAAATAAAACGGATGACGAGAGGCATACACACCTAGTGAGAACGCGTATCAACATGATCAGGGAAAAGAACGAAAAGCGGATGGCAGAACTAGGTGACGCATACAGATCACCTTACTGCAACAGGGTAACCAACTTATATGAGCCACTTTTGGGACGTGACCAAACAATCATCTGTTATCTCTTAGCTCCGGTGGGAGATATTGGGTAAGATTTTTAACCCTAATAATTAGTTTAAAAATTTCATCTTTTTTTAAACTTTTCTTTGTTGGTATTAAAAAACAGGACATTGATATACAAGTCTGACAGTGGAGTCGAAACGctaaaaatcatatttgaaaCCTTCCACCCATCGCAATACATATCATATGGTGGAATGGACGCATTTGTAGATGTTTTAAACTTTGAAGAGAAAAAAAGGGACAAAAAATCATCACCCTACAGGCTGTTCTTGCCAACTACAATATTGGTAAGTTTTTCAACAATAATCACGCAAGGTTGAAAATTTAATATGTTAATCACGCATGGTTGCATTTTTATATATTACACACCCGTGTATTAATGTTTAATGAATACATGTTTAATGTTACCCAACCATTCTATATTATAATCACTCTTGTTAACGCTTAAATGGAGCGATGGATTTTAATGAGAAAAATCACGAAAATTCTTGCAGCAAGACGAAATGTTTGAGCCAAAAATCACAGATAGTGATCGATTGAAAGTATTCGGACCAAGCGTAGACGATATATTGTGTAAGTATCAGGTGAAGAAAGTTGACAAAGTTGATCTCATCTTCATTCCAGTACTACTTTCTGATCATTACTGGTGCCTATGCTTTAACATGAAAAATGGAGATATCGAGTTAATAGATAACTCTAGGTATGCCGAATCGTTTACCAAACGCTACCGTGGACGCCCCGAAAAGCTGGTAATTCTAAGTAGCTTTTTATTATTATGATGAATAGGTACTAATATGATTTTTTGTCGTGCTTATAGCGGAGAGTTCTAATACTATACCTAAAAGGCAAAATTGGACAAAAAGAGTGGATAACAAAGTTGGAAAAGGCAAAAATAATTCGAAAGGAAATGGATTGGAGAACTCTTCAAAACGGTTGTGACTGTGGTGTCTTCACTATGAGACATATGGAGACATACAAGGGCAAATCTCCATGGAATGCAGGGTTTAAAACGGAAGACCAAAAGAAGATTCAAGATTCACAACTACGGTTTTTGCGGTACAGGTATCTTAGTAAGATTGTATTGTCCGACTACAATCTTATAAGGAAAGAGGTATACGACAAAGCTACGGACTTTATGAAGAATTCGATACCCGTAGATGCTTTGCACGATCTAGATAGCAAAATAAGTAACAGATTGGATCAGTTCTTCAACCTCAAAAAGGGGAAACAAAATGAAAAGTCGTAGGACTACTATCTTGTTGTCTTTTGTTCCAAACATCTTTGACATgttggattttttatttttatttataattctAATAATTTCTGGTTATAAACATAAACTAGTCGGACATTTTCATTATTCAAACACACAACTTTCATACAAAATATAAAACACTTAGATAGACATGATTTCACACCCCATATGATTGACGATACATAATAACCATCAGAAATAAGTCTCTAAAAACTGGATCTTCAACTCCATAGAGCATCCTAAGACGGTAATGGCGTCCGCAAGTTGTTTTAATTGTTTCTCATCCCGCTTGCCAAGATCAACCATAAACATCATAGCCACCTCTTTGACACTTGAATCTGACATACCAGACAACAAATTCAGTATCTCTTCTCTCCTTTTCATGTTCTCTCTAACCCTATGAATGTTAGTTTCCAGCAAGTCTTTACAAGACTTGTCTTCAGCTATTTGATCCCCGATTCTCTTTTTTAGATAAGCACGCATACCAGATGACGAAGACGAACCACTCGATGAATTACAAGAATCTGCcatattttaaaatgaaaattgaACGGATAAAAATTGAACGGTTTTCCAACGATATATAAAAGGGAATTGCAGAGCAAGAGGACAATATAAAATTATTGACCATGacagctgtttttttttttttttttttttgtagttttcTTGGCCCATTACAAGTACATATGTTATGTAACAAAAAATCACGCATGATACAAATTAGATTGCTTTTATGTAAAATCACGCAAGATACAAGTTAGATTccttttatattaaaaaaaaacgcTTGAAGTTAGGAAATCACGCATGTCCAATTTATATCGCaggaattaaaaaaaataacgcATGCCCAAGTTTTATCCCGCATGAAGTGATAATTAGACAAACATTATCAGTATACAACTTGATATATAAAATACTTATCACTCCAAATAATGAAACCCTATAACTAGATAGACTACTGTTAAGTCGATATGACTTGTAATGatgtaaaatattaaatttaacTTACCAAAATATCTCTCAACTACCAAAATTAATTACGCAGTAACACACATATATGATTCACTCACCCCCCATTAGGCATAtactcaaaaaaaatatatatcaaactCTCTTCAAAAACAACAATGTCGACGGATCCCGCGAACGAAGCAATCAAGGAGCTCTTGAATACCCGCAGGTTAACGGAACTTGCTTCTAATGTTAACTCTTGTAACAGTATTCTGGATGTGCAGGGAAGGCTattagaacaaaaaaaaaaaaaaaaccaggaAGTGTGGGGAATGCTGCTGGAAGAACCAAAGTCTTTGTTGAGGGAGAAAGGAATACAACTGATGAAGGATCAAGCATCTGCAGATAACTTGGTATACTCATATCTGAAAGATGCAGTGGAGACCGTTGAAGAGAAGATGGAGACGTCCGAGAAGGAGGTTGGGAAGATAATGTCACCGAAGTAGATGGTATGGCTGATTAATACACTATTTTGTTGATTTTCGGGATGACCTAATGTGTTGTTGGTATTTTGGACAATGGTAGTTTTAAGTCTAGTTTTATGTGTATTGAACTTATATGTGGGGGTATATTTTGGTAAATCATCCACCCATAGCTAGTTATGATGATGAGAATCAGTGTTATGCCACTTGATGTCTCATACTTTTTTGAATGTTGCTTTAGCAATATTGATATGAAAAAAGTGCATGTTAATTATTATCACGCATGAGTTTTTATTTTATTACGCTAGTTATGGAGATGAGAATCAGTGTTTGGTCACTTGAAGTCTCCATTTCAAATAGTCCTGTGTATGGTTATGATTAATCACAAAAAAGGGGTAAAAAAAATCAATTGAGATATTTAATCACGCATATCATGTAAAAAAAACATGTGAATGTCATAGATTACATAAAGTTCAGTCAtaacaaaatcattaaatatGGAATGTTTATGTTGTTCAAACACTACTCGTCTTCGCATTCAAAATCACTATCTTCTGCTTCGTCGGACTCCTCAAACTCCTCTTCGTCACCAGTTTCAACCTCCTCGTCCTCTTCATCAACTAAATTAGGATCCTTCTCTAACTGAATTGCTCTTCTTTTCCTCCCCTCCTTATTGGCAACCTTATCAGCAGCAGTAGCTTCACCCTTTAACACCTTGCAAGTTCGAATGTcatgacctttgatattgcagtgACTGCATGTCCGACCTCTCTTGCCTTTTAGACTAATAATTTTCTCTTTTTTTGATTTAATGCGCTTATGTGAACCGCGTCCTTTGTTTCTAATACCAGTTGGCACACGGACTGTAGGTGGATCGTCAGTGTTTGGTTTCTCGTAACCAATTAACCTTTAATATCTATCAAACTTAGGGTCgatgggcttggttatgcgaagTTCATCAACCATTTCTTTCATCTCTCTCATCCGATCCCTGACTATAAGTAGATGATCGAAATCTTTGATCAGGTTACCAATAAGATACTCTCCAGTCTGCATAATCTCATACGCAACCTCTTTGGCCTTTTTATGCGTATCATCACCGTCAAcagtaatatcaaatgtattattAAGATCATTCGGTACCACATCTTTAGTCCATCTTCTCATTACATACTTGTTGGGAATTTCCTTCACTTTGAACATCTTGAACACGAAATATATATGCTTGCACAACAATCCATATTGTTCAAACCTGCGACAAGTGCATAATGCAATTACATCCTCCCCCTTCTTGAAACATacctacacaaaaaaaaataataaaaataaaataaaaaggaaacatggTTTGGCAATAAACGCATATTAGCTGGTGTATATACTATTACCTCTAATAAACCGTCGCCGTGAGCTTTCCAATCCTTCATACTTATCTTCAAAAAAGGTTCCTTAATTTTAGTCTCCATCGGAAGGCACTCGGACAGTGTTCCTTGTAACTCTGCCTGTTGATCAGCAAAAATTGACCTGGTGTAAATTTTCATGGCATCATCCTCTAGAGTAGATTCAGAAAAGTTATCGGGGACTGTATTTCTAGATATATGGTCATTCTTCCGATGGTTGAATCTTTGAATGTCCATTGCACCATCAAAATGGTTAAAGAACTCAACAAGGGTAAGTTGAGAATTCGCCACTTGACAGAAAAAATGGTTTTCGCTCTCTGATCTAGAAGTGGTCCGCATAAGCCCAGACATAGGCTCATGACGATAGAACGCTGGGATCCACGAAGATCTCATGccaaacatatcatcaatccacTTATTCTCAGTTAGACCGAAATCAATCATTATCAGCTTCCAGTCTCTCTCAAATGTTTCTGGCGTAATCGAATCTGTCCATACAATGTCACACATACGTCTCTTAAAGTCTTCGTTATTGCACAGCTGATGTCCGACCTATTAAACCAAAGAATTGGAACTTATTGAACAAGggtaatgaaaaaaatgaataatGAACATAATAACGCATGATGAAAATAATAACGCATGATGAATATTTTTAGTCTGGGCAAATAAACATATGAAGCCAATACAACTATTACGCCAGTTCTAAACATAATCACGCATACTCTATTTGAACCTAACCTTATCAGCAAGTTtcttcattatgtgccacatacaTAATCTGTGCCTACTCTTATCGAACACTGCTTCGATGGCTTGTTTCATCGCGGGATCCTGATCAGTGACAACCACATTCGGCTGCTTACCAAATGAGTTCAAAAATGACTGTAAAAGCCACTTGTATGATTCAATGCTTTCGGATGCTAACAACCCGGCTCCAAGTGTCACATTTCGACAATGATTATCAATACTAGTAAAAGGTACAAAAACCATTTTATACCTTCAAAATGTGAATtcaaaaaatgaataaaaaaacaagatgattataaaaaaaattacagtAATAAGCTTGAAGTGATGACTAACTTGTTGGTTTTAAATGTAGCATCAAACGATATGACATCTCCAAACTCAG
It encodes:
- the LOC110910355 gene encoding uncharacterized protein LOC110910355, yielding MSDLKGQDVAMSESKAQEDMDKEAFEQWKLRWQKNYTTPGEEMFRFKRFRESLRLKEKEEEASTNSEPPWMALDSDAAVLREIEEYLLQVCNHSGDVSSSDSDTDSEGRELRASGYHKVFLREQNEDGTFRMDTFYSNNPTHPISDVGARYYKGQSGRKKDDTKEVKRQKSGCGGCCSGSGTGT
- the LOC110885900 gene encoding uncharacterized protein LOC110885900 isoform X2, with the translated sequence MTNTALRAKRERRSKKRNDPVKPVHISGITTGVADDDDDFEPPIQSIMTKQPQKLKVNKKHTKLSLQDDDDDFEVPIRDLIVKRGENTRKRPNTTTNQDGDDFEPVKKKQSKNEKQMDPIEGKRKITDAEPIRTEPRPYYDYHHDVISLRCSPSGFMDTVKHFTEAQVADVKSIGFGEVLNIKLYHISTRLGYWLVRNYDEQYSTLNIGNHKIEITRDSVHDVFGIPKGNVIVREKNKPRKGAIVEKNTATQGAETTIDEFKNQWPDTNKITHTLLARTMSKQTTGGRLFKLNFLAYWNTLFVEITKSTTVKQSFLLAIDKEEDIPNLDWCSFVLESLKRTRQGWKKLDSQYNGPVAFLTLLYSHYFNKRHKIFDEAVKMPVIQYVTSGMIDDVEEYLYNNGPLNVEDCDEVEKDEGANDNRQDQQHVTASRINGDDHQNQESTTAPFEIVKQNTSTLYTDLFADNIPIHEAAAVQENLTEFNTLDQRMEDTDEYIIPPVDTTHVYNRRNLAGNLDGEDPIDEGNIPSNTDWFNGWNPN
- the LOC110885900 gene encoding uncharacterized protein LOC110885900 isoform X1: MTNTALREAKRERRSKKRNDPVKPVHISGITTGVADDDDDFEPPIQSIMTKQPQKLKVNKKHTKLSLQDDDDDFEVPIRDLIVKRGENTRKRPNTTTNQDGDDFEPVKKKQSKNEKQMDPIEGKRKITDAEPIRTEPRPYYDYHHDVISLRCSPSGFMDTVKHFTEAQVADVKSIGFGEVLNIKLYHISTRLGYWLVRNYDEQYSTLNIGNHKIEITRDSVHDVFGIPKGNVIVREKNKPRKGAIVEKNTATQGAETTIDEFKNQWPDTNKITHTLLARTMSKQTTGGRLFKLNFLAYWNTLFVEITKSTTVKQSFLLAIDKEEDIPNLDWCSFVLESLKRTRQGWKKLDSQYNGPVAFLTLLYSHYFNKRHKIFDEAVKMPVIQYVTSGMIDDVEEYLYNNGPLNVEDCDEVEKDEGANDNRQDQQHVTASRINGDDHQNQESTTAPFEIVKQNTSTLYTDLFADNIPIHEAAAVQENLTEFNTLDQRMEDTDEYIIPPVDTTHVYNRRNLAGNLDGEDPIDEGNIPSNTDWFNGWNPN